A window from Drosophila willistoni isolate 14030-0811.24 chromosome XR unlocalized genomic scaffold, UCI_dwil_1.1 Seg143, whole genome shotgun sequence encodes these proteins:
- the LOC6646499 gene encoding inositol monophosphatase 2, with protein sequence MTASTLEIDELYNFIYPLAVEAGQILLEGYEKAGKNVSIKGAFYDVVTDYDNKIEDFLMAKILEKYPQHKFIGEEETAKNNNISKELTDAPTWIIDPIDGTSNFIKQIPHVCVSIGLAINKEIVVGIVNNPVQKKLYTAKLNQGAFCNGEAIHVSNCERIGDANVAYEVSLLHVHAQANKHIKRIYHVGLRARRLLAYSCVVDELCLVAAGNLDAFYIEDMYPWDCAAGSLLVKEAGGVVTNPLGKPFDVMKPDLICAGTEKLRLEIENLLRRGDQEQSVGGEDVQSKLI encoded by the exons ATGACTGCATCAACGCTTGAGATTGACGAATTGTATAACTTTATTTATCCACTGGCTGTGGAGGCTGGCCAAATACTGCTCGAGGGATACGAAAAAGCtggcaaaaatgtttctataAAAGGTGCTTTCTACGATGTAGTCACCGATTATGATAATAAGATTGAGGACTTTCTTATGGCTAAGATATTAGAGAAATATCCCCAGCACAAGTTTATTGGCGAAGAGGAGACGGCtaagaataataatatttcaaaGGAGCTAACAGATGCTCCAACTTGGATCATTGATCCAATAGATGGCACATCGAATTTCATTAAGCAAATACCACACGTTTGTGTGTCCATTGGTCTGGCCATTAATAAGGAAATTGTTGTGGGCATAGTTAACAATCCCGTACAGAAGAAGCTCTATACGGCCAAATTAAATCAAGGAGCCTTTTGCAATGGCGAAGCCATTCATGTCAGCAATTGCGAGCGGATCGGTGATGCAAATGTGGCCTACGAAGTTTCACTGCTCCATGTTCATGCACAGGCGAATAAACATATCAAAAGAATTTATCATGTGGGTTTAAGAGCCAGACG tcTACTAGCCTACTCTTGTGTGGTGGATGAACTTTGCCTAGTGGCCGCTGGTAATTTAGATGCATTTTATATCGAGGACATGTATCCTTGGGATTGCGCTGCTGGCTCTTTGCTTGTCAAAGAGGCTGGCGGTGTTGTTACCAATCCTTTGGGTAAACCTTTTGATGTCATGAAACCGGATCTGATTTGTGCTGGCACCGAAAAATTGCGACTGGAGATTGAAAATCTACTTCGACGTGGTGACCAGGAGCAGTCGGTGGGGGGCGAGGATGTTCAAAGTAAATTAATATAA